A portion of the Streptomyces platensis genome contains these proteins:
- a CDS encoding MarR family winged helix-turn-helix transcriptional regulator: MEPDHVDEIISAWGHELPEIAGLPLELAKRTALLVSAFDIAAAAELEKLGLTQAEYGVLATLRRIGAPYRLKPTDLTHALLLSSGGTSNVIKRLVAAGYVTRAAAEDDARSSWVQLTPSGVETAEAAVRATTAVHARLVDRIPERTAKALSEQLRIALAAIEEGVLIRR, encoded by the coding sequence GTGGAGCCTGACCACGTAGACGAGATCATCTCGGCATGGGGACACGAGCTGCCCGAAATCGCCGGCCTTCCCCTGGAACTGGCCAAAAGGACCGCCCTGTTGGTTTCGGCCTTTGATATCGCCGCGGCCGCCGAGCTGGAGAAACTCGGGCTCACACAGGCCGAGTACGGGGTCCTCGCCACCCTCCGCCGGATCGGCGCCCCCTACCGCCTCAAGCCGACCGACCTCACGCACGCTCTCCTGCTGTCCTCCGGCGGGACCAGCAATGTCATCAAGCGTCTCGTGGCCGCCGGCTATGTCACCCGCGCGGCAGCCGAGGACGATGCGCGCAGCAGCTGGGTGCAGCTCACCCCGAGCGGGGTGGAGACCGCCGAGGCGGCGGTGCGCGCCACCACCGCCGTGCACGCCCGGCTCGTCGACCGGATTCCGGAGCGCACGGCGAAGGCCCTCAGCGAGCAGCTGCGCATCGCGCTGGCCGCCATCGAAGAGGGCGTG